A single region of the Cereibacter sphaeroides 2.4.1 genome encodes:
- a CDS encoding ABC transporter ATP-binding protein: MSEPDAVEARHVVKAFGQGEVAVRALDDVSVGIRRSEFFTLLGPSGCGKTTLLRLIAGFEAPTSGAILLDGRDITALPPNRRPINTVFQSYALFPHLTVAENVGFGLRMQGKPRAEIETVTARMLALVRLKALAQRKVAQLSGGQQQRVALARALAPQPRVLLLDEPLSALDLKLRKEMQIELKRLQHETGITFVFVTHDQEEALTMSDRIGVMSAGRILQIGPPREIYTRPANRFVASFIGETNFLPARHAGGRVTLDAGGELAVEGGPEGRVTVAVRPEQVRLVAPDEPGALPATIRDLVYFGTDTHCHLALADGTEVVARLQSSASGDPGLAPGQPAGLRFAPGAVQLLGD, translated from the coding sequence TTGAGCGAACCCGATGCCGTCGAAGCCCGCCATGTCGTCAAGGCCTTCGGACAGGGAGAGGTGGCCGTCCGCGCGCTGGACGATGTCTCGGTGGGGATCCGGCGGAGCGAGTTCTTCACCCTGCTCGGCCCCTCGGGCTGCGGCAAGACCACGCTTCTGCGGCTGATCGCGGGGTTCGAGGCGCCGACCTCCGGCGCGATCCTGCTCGACGGGCGCGACATCACCGCCCTGCCGCCGAACCGCCGGCCGATCAACACGGTCTTCCAGAGCTACGCGCTGTTTCCGCATCTGACGGTGGCCGAGAACGTGGGCTTCGGCCTCCGGATGCAGGGCAAGCCGCGCGCCGAGATCGAGACGGTGACGGCGCGGATGCTGGCGCTCGTCCGGCTCAAGGCGCTGGCGCAGCGCAAGGTGGCGCAGCTGTCGGGCGGGCAGCAGCAGCGGGTGGCGCTGGCCCGGGCGCTCGCGCCGCAGCCGCGGGTGCTCCTGCTCGACGAGCCGCTCTCGGCGCTCGATCTGAAGCTTCGCAAGGAGATGCAGATCGAGCTGAAGCGGCTCCAGCACGAGACGGGCATCACCTTCGTCTTCGTGACCCACGATCAGGAGGAGGCGCTGACCATGTCGGACCGGATCGGGGTGATGAGCGCGGGCCGGATCCTGCAGATCGGCCCGCCGCGCGAGATCTACACGCGCCCGGCCAACCGCTTCGTGGCGAGCTTCATCGGCGAGACGAATTTCCTGCCGGCGCGCCATGCGGGCGGGCGGGTCACGCTCGATGCGGGCGGAGAGCTCGCGGTCGAAGGCGGGCCCGAGGGGCGGGTGACGGTCGCCGTGCGCCCCGAGCAGGTGCGCCTCGTGGCCCCCGACGAGCCGGGCGCCCTGCCCGCCACGATCCGCGATCTGGTCTATTTCGGAACCGACACCCACTGCCACTTGGCCCTCGCCGACGGGACCGAGGTGGTGGCGCGCCTGCAGAGCAGCGCCTCGGGCGATCCGGGGCTCGCCCCCGGCCAGCCCGCGGGCCTGCGCTTTGCACCGGGCGCCGTGCAGCTGCTGGGGGACTGA
- a CDS encoding GNAT family N-acetyltransferase, whose amino-acid sequence MDLSIFKNARAKPVPRPAPAGAASGLHDPLAPTIFHEAWWLDASAPDGWSETLVRADNRIVGRLPYMILRKPFGQTSCEMPKFAHFLGPAVAPGPGARANRALKEAQIVRELHEQLPPTGNLYMRMHRGVTDTMVHAEAGLHMLVNFTFEIAPGCEQAIWAGMRDKTRNIIRRAQEKHCVSDTLDPRDFAACYRRNVDEAGHESYYETDEIVRVCTAALERGRGRILSATGPDGGLAAAIFTIWDATSCYYLLATRSRGEDHGATSLLLWEAIRHANRMGLIFDFDGLYTRGNRVFFTGFGGTVHPRYVVCGSTRTYRATAALSKALSRLRRP is encoded by the coding sequence ATGGATCTGAGCATTTTCAAGAACGCCCGGGCGAAGCCCGTTCCGCGCCCCGCTCCTGCGGGCGCCGCGAGCGGCCTTCACGACCCGCTCGCACCCACCATCTTCCACGAGGCCTGGTGGCTCGACGCCTCCGCCCCGGACGGCTGGTCGGAGACGCTGGTGCGGGCCGACAACCGCATCGTGGGCCGGCTGCCCTACATGATCCTGCGCAAGCCCTTCGGCCAGACCTCCTGCGAGATGCCGAAATTCGCGCATTTCCTCGGGCCGGCGGTGGCGCCGGGCCCCGGCGCCCGGGCCAACCGCGCGCTGAAGGAGGCGCAGATCGTGCGCGAGCTGCACGAACAGCTGCCGCCGACCGGCAATCTCTACATGCGGATGCACCGGGGCGTGACCGACACGATGGTCCATGCCGAGGCCGGGCTGCACATGCTGGTCAACTTCACCTTCGAGATCGCGCCCGGCTGCGAGCAGGCGATCTGGGCCGGGATGCGCGACAAGACCCGCAACATCATCCGCCGCGCGCAGGAGAAGCACTGCGTGAGCGACACGCTCGACCCGCGCGACTTCGCCGCCTGCTACCGGCGCAATGTGGATGAGGCCGGCCACGAGAGCTACTACGAGACGGACGAGATCGTGCGCGTCTGCACCGCGGCGCTCGAGCGCGGCCGCGGGCGCATCCTCTCGGCCACGGGACCGGATGGCGGCCTTGCAGCGGCGATCTTCACCATCTGGGACGCGACCTCCTGCTACTATCTGCTCGCCACCCGCTCGCGGGGCGAGGATCACGGCGCGACGAGCCTCCTCCTCTGGGAAGCGATCCGCCATGCCAACCGGATGGGGCTGATCTTCGATTTCGACGGCCTCTACACCCGCGGCAACCGGGTGTTCTTCACCGGCTTCGGCGGCACCGTCCATCCGCGCTACGTCGTCTGCGGCAGCACCCGCACCTACCGGGCGACGGCGGCGCTCTCGAAGGCCCTGAGCCGGCTCCGCCGCCCCTGA
- a CDS encoding TonB-dependent receptor plug domain-containing protein encodes MKKTAASLLTLMAAAPLQAQDIALDEILVSPSLVATETSRTGATVDVVTAEDMQATGEISVSDLLARLPGVSYTRNGGLGATTTLRIRGLGSAYQAVRIDGIDVADASGTKSEFDFGSLTAGGIDRIEVLRGSQSAIYGSEAVAGVIDIATYRPRDPGVSGQLSLEGGSNRTFTGGLSTGLLTERGELAFSVARTVSDGISQAASGTERDGFDTTFYALSGAYDLTEDLRIGAAFIARDSDLDIDGPGAGGIVDTDDRALSRLRGGRIFADLTLGQVQSVLAYAATDTRREYPGGYIEVYEGERRALSYLGTVEVGLASLSFGAERTKESFSSDTDEGDLTTDSVFGEARLALSPDLDLSLAARRDDPSDFDGKTTGRVALAWRLADDLILRGVAGTGFRAPSLYERFGPEGSDRLGPESSRSYELGLEKRFGSGATVQATLFKTDVTDRIVYLDGADFCASPWGCYDQLDGETHSQGIELSARAPLGSEWELFGSYTYTDASDEANGTETRAVRVPRHDLVLGLEGQIADRTRGILTVQHIADVMDTTGYLQPDAPLDDWTVVNATVSYDLNDRAEAYVRVENLFDEEYQTVRGYAQPGRSIFAGLRARF; translated from the coding sequence ATGAAGAAGACAGCCGCCTCGCTCCTCACCCTCATGGCCGCAGCCCCGCTGCAGGCTCAGGACATCGCTCTCGACGAGATCCTCGTCTCGCCGAGTCTCGTCGCCACCGAAACCAGCCGCACCGGCGCCACGGTGGATGTGGTCACCGCCGAGGACATGCAGGCCACGGGCGAGATCTCGGTGAGCGACCTGCTCGCGCGCCTGCCGGGCGTGTCCTACACGCGGAACGGCGGGCTCGGCGCCACGACGACGCTCCGGATCCGCGGGCTGGGCAGCGCCTATCAGGCGGTGCGGATCGACGGCATCGACGTGGCGGACGCGTCCGGAACCAAATCCGAGTTCGACTTCGGCTCGCTCACCGCCGGCGGCATCGACCGGATCGAGGTGCTGCGCGGGTCGCAATCCGCGATCTACGGCTCGGAAGCCGTGGCGGGCGTCATCGACATCGCCACCTACCGGCCGCGCGATCCGGGCGTCAGCGGGCAGCTGTCGCTCGAGGGCGGCAGCAACCGCACCTTCACCGGCGGCCTCTCCACAGGCCTTCTGACCGAGCGCGGCGAGCTGGCCTTCAGCGTGGCCCGCACCGTCTCGGACGGGATCTCGCAGGCCGCCTCGGGCACCGAGCGCGACGGGTTCGATACCACCTTCTACGCCCTCTCCGGTGCCTACGACCTGACCGAGGACCTGCGGATCGGGGCCGCCTTCATCGCGCGCGACTCCGATCTCGACATCGACGGCCCCGGCGCGGGCGGGATCGTCGACACGGACGACCGGGCGCTCAGCCGGCTGAGAGGCGGCAGGATCTTTGCGGATCTCACCCTCGGCCAGGTGCAGAGCGTGCTCGCCTATGCCGCTACCGACACGCGCCGGGAATATCCCGGCGGCTATATCGAAGTCTACGAGGGCGAACGGCGCGCGCTCTCCTACCTCGGGACGGTCGAGGTGGGGCTGGCGAGCCTCTCGTTCGGGGCTGAGCGCACGAAGGAGAGCTTCAGCAGCGACACGGATGAGGGCGATCTCACCACCGACTCCGTCTTCGGCGAGGCGCGCCTCGCGCTCTCGCCCGATCTCGATCTGTCGCTCGCGGCGCGTCGTGACGACCCGTCCGACTTCGACGGCAAGACCACCGGGCGCGTGGCGCTGGCCTGGCGGCTGGCCGACGACCTGATCCTGCGCGGCGTGGCCGGAACCGGCTTCCGCGCGCCGTCGCTCTACGAACGGTTCGGTCCCGAAGGATCCGACCGCCTCGGGCCGGAATCGAGCCGCAGCTACGAGCTCGGCCTCGAGAAGCGGTTCGGCAGCGGTGCGACCGTTCAGGCGACGCTCTTCAAGACCGATGTCACCGACCGCATCGTCTATCTGGACGGCGCCGACTTCTGCGCCTCGCCCTGGGGCTGCTACGATCAGCTGGACGGCGAGACGCATAGCCAGGGGATCGAGCTGTCGGCGCGCGCGCCGCTCGGGTCGGAGTGGGAGCTCTTCGGCAGCTACACCTACACCGACGCCTCCGACGAGGCGAACGGCACCGAGACCCGGGCCGTCCGCGTGCCGCGGCACGACCTCGTGCTGGGCCTCGAGGGGCAGATCGCCGACCGCACCCGCGGGATCCTCACGGTGCAGCATATCGCGGATGTGATGGATACGACCGGCTACCTGCAACCCGATGCCCCGCTCGATGACTGGACGGTGGTGAATGCGACGGTTAGCTACGATCTGAACGACCGGGCCGAGGCCTATGTCCGGGTCGAGAACCTGTTCGACGAGGAGTATCAGACGGTGCGCGGCTATGCCCAACCGGGGCGTTCGATCTTTGCGGGCCTGCGTGCGCGCTTCTAG
- a CDS encoding ABC transporter permease, translating to MGAKTKRARTGWLLSAPALVILLLAASGPLLVVLVYSFLVKGQYGGVIWTFSTEAWFEVLFTRDIFSDEVTLADAHLAIFWRSVKLSLMTTAITFAVGFPTAWFIATRPPNRRALWLFLITIPFWTNLLIRTFAINEVIRNEGILNTLMIRAGLIERPIQILYTDTAVLIGMAYVYLPLMVLPLFAAIDRFDMRLLEAAYDLYASRWQVLRRIILPLVKPGIVAGSILVFVPSLGAYVTPRVLGGGKNMMIGNFIELQFGQGRNWPLGAALSMLLLAIVMVALLVYVRAAGRGTGHG from the coding sequence ATGGGGGCAAAGACCAAGCGCGCGCGGACGGGCTGGCTTCTGTCGGCCCCGGCCCTCGTGATCCTCCTCCTTGCCGCGTCGGGGCCGCTGCTGGTGGTGCTGGTCTACAGCTTTCTCGTGAAGGGCCAGTATGGCGGCGTGATCTGGACCTTCTCGACCGAGGCCTGGTTCGAGGTGCTCTTCACCCGCGACATCTTCTCGGACGAAGTGACGCTCGCCGACGCCCACCTCGCGATCTTCTGGCGCTCGGTGAAACTGTCCCTGATGACGACGGCCATCACCTTCGCCGTGGGCTTTCCCACCGCCTGGTTCATCGCGACCCGGCCGCCGAACCGGCGGGCGCTCTGGCTCTTCCTCATCACCATCCCGTTCTGGACCAACCTGCTGATCCGCACCTTCGCCATCAACGAGGTGATCCGCAACGAGGGCATCCTGAACACGCTGATGATCCGTGCGGGCCTGATCGAGCGGCCGATCCAGATCCTCTATACCGACACGGCGGTGCTGATCGGGATGGCCTATGTCTACCTGCCGCTCATGGTGCTGCCGCTCTTCGCCGCGATCGACCGGTTCGACATGCGACTGCTCGAGGCGGCTTACGACCTCTATGCGAGCCGCTGGCAGGTGCTGCGGCGGATCATCCTGCCGCTGGTGAAGCCCGGGATCGTCGCGGGCTCGATCCTCGTCTTCGTCCCCTCGCTCGGCGCCTATGTCACGCCGCGGGTGCTGGGCGGCGGCAAGAACATGATGATCGGCAATTTCATCGAGCTGCAGTTCGGACAGGGCCGCAACTGGCCGCTCGGCGCCGCGCTCTCGATGCTGCTTCTGGCCATCGTGATGGTGGCGCTTCTGGTCTATGTCCGCGCCGCGGGCCGGGGGACCGGCCATGGGTAA
- a CDS encoding 3-deoxy-D-manno-octulosonic acid transferase produces MTLYRLLLRLLLPGLVLGVLLRRLRGRGVAHELRERLALDPGAGRPIWLHGASNGEITSARWLLEELLARDPSASLIVTCNNPTARTMVRSWGLPRTDARLAPWDSPGAVHRFLTHWRPRALLLLENELWPERLAGCAARGIPVLAIGARLSESSARRWGRVAPGLLRQMLGAIGWLSAQDAASERRFVAAGLSPERLGPRLLLKAGVRPALPATPPFPAPPRARCLLAASTHEGEEAAVLQAFRSARDLFDLLVIAPRHPQRGPEILALARTEGIDARLRSRGDTPDAPIYVADTLGEMGLWYGLCGATFIGGTLAPRGGHTPFEPMEAGSALVHGPSIHNFAEVFAALDAAGAALPVSSAEDLGAALARLTPERQQALIAAAHAQPRATDPTPILAALDRLTRPA; encoded by the coding sequence GTGACGCTCTACCGCCTCCTTCTCCGCCTCCTGCTGCCCGGCCTCGTTCTGGGCGTCCTCCTCCGCCGCCTGCGCGGCCGGGGCGTCGCGCACGAGCTGAGGGAGCGGCTGGCTCTGGATCCGGGTGCAGGCCGCCCGATCTGGCTGCATGGCGCGAGCAACGGCGAGATCACCTCCGCGCGCTGGCTGCTCGAGGAACTGCTGGCGCGCGATCCGTCCGCAAGCCTGATCGTCACCTGCAACAATCCCACGGCGCGGACGATGGTCCGAAGCTGGGGCCTGCCCCGCACCGACGCCCGCCTCGCGCCCTGGGACAGCCCGGGCGCTGTCCACCGCTTCCTCACCCACTGGCGGCCGCGGGCCCTCCTTCTCCTCGAGAACGAGCTCTGGCCCGAGCGGCTCGCCGGATGCGCCGCCCGCGGCATCCCGGTGCTCGCCATCGGCGCGCGCCTGTCGGAAAGCTCGGCGCGGCGCTGGGGAAGGGTTGCGCCCGGGCTCCTGCGGCAGATGCTCGGCGCGATCGGCTGGCTCTCGGCGCAGGACGCGGCCTCCGAGCGGCGCTTCGTCGCGGCGGGCCTTTCGCCGGAGCGTCTCGGCCCGCGGCTCCTCCTGAAGGCGGGCGTGCGCCCCGCCCTGCCCGCGACGCCCCCCTTTCCCGCGCCGCCGCGGGCACGCTGCCTGCTCGCGGCCTCGACCCACGAGGGCGAGGAGGCCGCGGTGCTGCAGGCCTTCCGCAGCGCCCGCGACCTCTTCGACCTTCTGGTGATCGCGCCCCGTCATCCGCAGCGCGGCCCCGAGATTCTGGCCCTGGCCCGGACTGAAGGGATCGACGCCCGCCTCCGCTCGCGCGGAGACACGCCCGACGCGCCGATCTATGTCGCGGACACGCTGGGCGAGATGGGGCTCTGGTACGGGCTCTGCGGCGCGACCTTCATCGGCGGCACACTCGCGCCGCGCGGCGGCCATACGCCGTTCGAGCCGATGGAGGCGGGATCGGCGCTGGTCCACGGTCCCTCGATCCACAATTTCGCCGAGGTCTTCGCAGCGCTCGACGCGGCCGGCGCCGCCCTGCCCGTGAGCTCGGCCGAAGATCTGGGCGCGGCGCTGGCCCGGCTCACGCCCGAGCGCCAACAGGCGCTCATAGCCGCCGCCCACGCCCAGCCGCGCGCCACGGATCCCACCCCCATTCTCGCAGCGCTCGACCGGCTCACCCGCCCCGCCTGA
- a CDS encoding ABC transporter permease, translating to MGKSFDVTSLPGVTFVAGLAFLALYAPIFTLVAYSFNDANAISIWGGFSFRWYEAAWANREVQAATARSLVIAASASVIATSAATMAALGTTRRGAFRGQTFIYVAINQPLMVPEIVTAVALLIVFATVKVATGYSGLGYLILAHSAFCIPFAYLPIRARLEGMDLSLETAAADLYANPWQTFRHVTLPLMAPGIVAGAMLAFVISLDDVVITEFVKSAGQDTLPTYMLGQMRRAITPEVNAISTALLGLTVALLTVFFLLTRKRE from the coding sequence ATGGGTAAGAGCTTCGACGTGACGAGCCTGCCCGGCGTGACCTTCGTGGCGGGCTTGGCCTTCCTCGCGCTCTACGCGCCGATCTTCACTCTGGTGGCCTATTCCTTCAACGATGCCAATGCCATCTCGATCTGGGGCGGCTTCTCGTTCCGCTGGTACGAGGCCGCCTGGGCCAACCGGGAGGTGCAGGCGGCCACCGCGCGCTCGCTCGTCATCGCCGCGAGCGCCTCGGTCATCGCCACGTCGGCGGCCACCATGGCGGCCCTCGGCACCACGAGGCGGGGCGCCTTCCGCGGCCAGACCTTCATCTATGTGGCGATCAACCAGCCGCTGATGGTGCCCGAGATCGTGACCGCCGTGGCCCTCCTCATCGTCTTCGCGACCGTCAAGGTCGCCACCGGCTATTCGGGGCTCGGCTATCTGATCCTCGCCCATTCCGCCTTCTGCATCCCCTTCGCCTATCTGCCGATCCGGGCCCGGCTCGAGGGGATGGACCTCAGCCTCGAGACGGCGGCGGCGGATCTCTATGCCAATCCTTGGCAGACCTTCCGCCATGTCACCCTGCCGCTGATGGCGCCGGGCATCGTGGCGGGCGCGATGCTGGCCTTCGTCATCTCGCTCGACGATGTGGTCATCACCGAATTCGTGAAATCCGCCGGGCAGGATACGCTGCCCACCTACATGCTGGGCCAGATGCGCCGGGCGATCACGCCCGAGGTCAATGCGATCTCGACCGCCCTCCTCGGCCTCACCGTGGCGCTGCTGACCGTCTTCTTCCTACTGACCCGAAAGCGGGAGTGA
- a CDS encoding extracellular solute-binding protein: MRHLAAAALLLASTSLAGAAELNLYNWGNYTSAELLAKFEKETGIKVTVTDYDSNDTALAKIEAGGHGFDLVVPSANYVGIFRDKGLLTELDLSKIPNHANIAPEWADVAWDPGRAYSVPWRWGTTAISVNTAVYKGDINTSAVWLEVPDELKGKVNVVPEMNDVVALATMYAGGEPCSEDLEVLKKARDLLIAAKPDWISMDYGATEKLSNNDWAASVNWSGSSMRARLANPDVAYGYPKEGFITFMDSVALLRDAKNVEEAYKFLNFILEPENAAMISAFARYSPGVAGAADFLPEDMKTAPEVVIPPEFADKGIFLPACSPKAQEYITAIWTELQK; the protein is encoded by the coding sequence ATGAGACATCTCGCAGCCGCAGCCCTGCTGCTCGCCTCGACCAGCCTCGCGGGGGCGGCGGAGCTGAACCTCTACAACTGGGGCAACTACACGAGCGCCGAGCTGCTCGCGAAGTTCGAGAAGGAGACCGGCATCAAGGTCACGGTCACCGATTACGACAGCAACGACACGGCGCTGGCCAAGATCGAGGCGGGGGGCCACGGCTTCGACCTCGTGGTGCCCTCGGCCAACTATGTGGGCATCTTCCGCGACAAGGGCCTTCTGACCGAGCTCGACCTCTCGAAGATCCCGAACCACGCCAACATCGCCCCCGAATGGGCGGACGTGGCCTGGGATCCCGGCCGCGCGTATTCGGTGCCGTGGCGGTGGGGCACGACCGCGATCTCGGTGAATACGGCCGTCTACAAGGGCGACATCAACACCTCGGCGGTCTGGCTGGAGGTGCCGGACGAGCTGAAGGGCAAGGTCAATGTCGTGCCCGAGATGAACGACGTGGTGGCGCTGGCCACGATGTATGCGGGCGGCGAGCCCTGCTCGGAGGATCTCGAGGTGCTGAAGAAGGCGCGCGACCTGCTGATCGCGGCCAAGCCCGACTGGATCTCGATGGATTACGGCGCGACGGAGAAACTGTCGAACAACGACTGGGCGGCCTCGGTCAACTGGTCGGGCTCGTCGATGCGGGCGCGGCTGGCCAACCCGGACGTGGCCTATGGCTACCCCAAGGAGGGCTTCATCACCTTCATGGATTCCGTGGCCCTGCTGCGGGATGCGAAGAATGTGGAAGAGGCCTACAAGTTCCTGAACTTCATCCTCGAGCCCGAGAATGCCGCCATGATCTCGGCCTTCGCGCGCTACTCGCCGGGTGTCGCCGGCGCGGCGGACTTCCTGCCCGAGGACATGAAGACCGCCCCCGAGGTGGTGATCCCGCCCGAGTTCGCCGACAAGGGCATCTTCCTGCCGGCCTGCAGCCCGAAGGCGCAGGAATATATCACCGCGATCTGGACCGAGCTTCAGAAGTGA
- a CDS encoding cytochrome-c peroxidase, whose translation MRLTLTVLIATTALAGAAQADALRDKALGYFAPLPSTVPAVKDNRITPEKIELGKALFFDPRLSASGVFSCYSCHNLTTGGDDNLETSIGHGWQKGPRNAPTVLNAVLNEAQFWDGRADDLKAQAKGPVQAGVEMANTPGQVEVTLKSLPQYVDWFAAAFPGEPEPTSFDNMAKAIEAFEATLITPAPFDAFLNGDDAALTEDQRAGLDLFIDKGCSTCHSGVNVGGHGYYPFGLIEKPGADILPEGDKGRFAVTATVDDEYVFRAAPLRNVAVTAPYFHSGKVWDLKTAVTIMAESQLGETMSDQEVGQVVAFLESLTGTMPPVTLPVLPAETAGTPRPTAEIRVE comes from the coding sequence ATGCGCCTGACCCTCACCGTCCTGATCGCGACGACGGCCCTCGCCGGCGCGGCTCAGGCCGACGCCCTCCGGGACAAGGCTCTGGGATATTTTGCCCCGCTGCCCTCGACGGTTCCGGCCGTGAAGGACAACCGCATCACCCCGGAGAAGATCGAGCTCGGCAAGGCGCTCTTCTTCGATCCGCGTCTGTCGGCCTCGGGCGTCTTCTCCTGCTATTCCTGCCACAACCTCACCACGGGCGGCGACGACAACCTCGAGACCTCGATCGGCCACGGCTGGCAGAAGGGGCCGCGGAACGCGCCCACCGTGCTCAATGCGGTGCTGAACGAGGCGCAGTTCTGGGACGGGCGGGCCGACGACCTGAAGGCGCAGGCCAAGGGGCCGGTGCAGGCGGGCGTCGAGATGGCGAACACGCCCGGGCAGGTCGAGGTGACGCTGAAATCCCTGCCGCAATATGTCGACTGGTTCGCCGCCGCCTTCCCGGGCGAGCCGGAGCCCACCAGCTTCGACAACATGGCCAAGGCCATCGAGGCCTTCGAGGCGACGCTCATCACGCCTGCGCCCTTCGACGCCTTCCTGAACGGCGACGATGCGGCCCTGACCGAGGATCAGCGGGCGGGACTCGATCTCTTCATCGACAAGGGCTGCTCGACCTGCCACTCGGGCGTGAACGTGGGCGGGCACGGCTACTATCCGTTCGGCCTGATCGAGAAGCCCGGCGCGGACATCCTGCCCGAGGGCGACAAGGGCCGTTTCGCGGTGACGGCCACGGTGGACGACGAATATGTCTTCCGGGCGGCGCCGCTGCGCAACGTGGCGGTCACGGCGCCCTACTTCCACTCGGGCAAGGTGTGGGACCTGAAGACCGCCGTCACGATCATGGCCGAGAGCCAGCTCGGCGAGACGATGAGCGATCAGGAGGTGGGGCAGGTCGTGGCCTTCCTCGAGAGCCTCACGGGGACCATGCCGCCGGTCACGCTGCCGGTGCTGCCGGCCGAGACGGCAGGCACGCCGCGCCCCACGGCCGAGATCCGGGTCGAGTGA
- a CDS encoding amidase produces MFRSFGAEDATGLAALVARRDTSPEELLDAALDAVAAVNPALNAVVLVQEETARRSIARGLPHGPFRGVPFLLKDLGCEAVDFPSHNGSRLLADTRYPRDSAIFERIRATGVVTFGRTTSPEGGIGPATESAVYGGPTRNPWNLEHTSGGSSGGAGAAVAAGIVAMAHGSDGGGSVRIPASSCGLFGMKPTRARLPDGPYAGEGWAGMAIDGFLTRSVRDTAHMLDACAGADPGAPYWAPPLLRGHADAIGRPPRRLRVGICDTTFTGAPIHPEVRAAVEAAGRLLESLGHTVSPCLPRADVAMMMEAWTDIVACGTALGIRKALKGRAPEGLVEPVSLGAMRRAAEIPGERYLEAVGQIHAFGRQMAAVFDPETGEGIDILLSATLAEPPARVGRFAHGTEGVFAYSPFTAVFNASGQPAASLPLGMSAGGLPIGVHLAARFGADEELIALCAEIERAAPWIGRRPAPLVERLRAPLISRPGAA; encoded by the coding sequence ATGTTCCGCAGCTTCGGCGCCGAGGATGCCACCGGGCTCGCGGCCCTCGTGGCCCGCCGCGACACATCGCCCGAGGAGCTTCTCGATGCGGCCCTCGACGCGGTTGCGGCTGTCAACCCTGCGCTCAATGCCGTCGTGCTGGTGCAGGAGGAGACCGCGCGGCGGAGCATCGCTCGGGGCCTGCCGCACGGGCCCTTCCGCGGCGTGCCCTTCCTGCTCAAGGATCTCGGATGCGAGGCGGTGGACTTCCCCTCGCACAACGGCTCGCGGCTGCTGGCGGATACGCGCTATCCGCGCGATTCGGCGATCTTCGAGCGGATCCGGGCCACGGGCGTCGTGACCTTCGGGCGGACCACCTCGCCCGAGGGCGGCATCGGGCCTGCCACGGAATCGGCCGTCTACGGCGGGCCCACCCGCAACCCGTGGAACCTCGAGCATACGTCGGGCGGCTCCTCGGGCGGTGCGGGCGCGGCGGTGGCCGCGGGCATCGTGGCCATGGCGCATGGCTCGGACGGGGGCGGATCGGTCCGCATCCCCGCCTCCTCCTGCGGGCTCTTCGGGATGAAGCCCACCCGCGCGCGCCTGCCTGACGGCCCCTATGCGGGCGAGGGCTGGGCGGGCATGGCCATCGACGGATTCCTCACCCGGTCGGTCCGCGACACGGCCCACATGCTCGACGCCTGCGCGGGCGCCGATCCCGGCGCGCCCTACTGGGCGCCGCCGCTCCTGCGCGGCCATGCGGATGCGATCGGCCGCCCGCCGCGGCGGCTGCGCGTGGGGATCTGCGACACGACCTTCACCGGCGCGCCCATCCACCCGGAGGTGCGGGCCGCGGTCGAGGCGGCGGGACGGCTGCTCGAGAGCCTGGGCCATACGGTCAGCCCCTGCCTGCCCCGCGCCGATGTGGCGATGATGATGGAGGCCTGGACCGACATCGTGGCCTGCGGCACGGCGCTCGGCATCCGCAAGGCGCTGAAGGGCCGCGCGCCCGAGGGGCTGGTCGAGCCGGTCTCGCTCGGCGCGATGCGGCGCGCGGCCGAGATCCCGGGCGAGCGCTATCTCGAGGCGGTGGGCCAGATCCATGCCTTCGGCCGCCAGATGGCCGCGGTCTTCGACCCGGAGACGGGAGAGGGCATCGACATCCTCCTGTCGGCCACTCTGGCCGAACCGCCGGCGCGCGTCGGCCGGTTCGCGCACGGGACGGAGGGCGTCTTCGCCTATTCCCCCTTCACCGCCGTCTTCAACGCCTCGGGCCAGCCCGCGGCCTCGCTGCCCCTCGGCATGAGCGCCGGGGGCCTGCCGATCGGCGTCCATCTCGCGGCCCGCTTCGGCGCCGATGAGGAGCTGATCGCGCTCTGCGCAGAAATCGAGCGGGCGGCGCCGTGGATCGGGCGCAGGCCTGCCCCTTTGGTCGAAAGGCTGCGCGCGCCGTTGATTTCGCGCCCGGGCGCCGCCTAA